One window of the Candidatus Nanopelagicales bacterium genome contains the following:
- a CDS encoding histidine phosphatase family protein: MSGRRLVVWRHGRTAWNLQRRFQGQIDVPLDEVGLLQAERAAQLLAALDPDVLVSSDLQRAAATAQALATRVALPLRVDPGLRETYAGEWQGLTREELEARYGTDLAAWGAGSDLRPGGGETRSEVAERMVDAVRRALADVPDGGTLVVATHGGAARAAIGSLLGLPMEHWAALGVLTNAAWSVLLENRSASGPRWRLQEYNAGSLPEPALADDR, translated from the coding sequence GTGAGCGGCCGCCGGTTGGTGGTGTGGCGGCACGGGCGCACCGCCTGGAACCTGCAGCGCCGCTTCCAGGGCCAGATCGACGTCCCGCTCGACGAGGTCGGCCTGCTGCAGGCCGAGCGCGCCGCGCAGCTGCTCGCGGCGCTGGACCCCGACGTGCTGGTCTCCAGCGACCTGCAGCGCGCCGCGGCGACCGCGCAGGCGCTGGCGACGCGGGTCGCCCTGCCGCTGCGGGTGGACCCGGGGCTGCGGGAGACGTACGCGGGGGAGTGGCAGGGGCTGACCCGGGAGGAGCTGGAGGCCCGGTACGGCACCGACCTGGCCGCTTGGGGCGCTGGCTCGGACCTGCGTCCCGGTGGCGGTGAGACGCGGTCCGAGGTCGCCGAACGGATGGTCGACGCCGTGCGACGGGCGCTCGCGGACGTGCCCGACGGCGGGACGCTCGTGGTCGCGACGCACGGCGGTGCGGCTCGGGCGGCGATCGGGAGCCTGCTGGGGCTGCCGATGGAGCACTGGGCGGCGCTCGGCGTCCTCACCAACGCGGCCTGGTCCGTACTGCTGGAGAACCGGTCCGCCTCCGGGCCGCGATGGCGGCTGCAGGAGTACAACGCCGGCTCGCTGCCGGAGCCTGCCCTGGCTGACGACCGGTGA
- a CDS encoding APC family permease, with product MTQEAAKAAGTGSGGGSIGLAGAVAIGIGGMMGAGIYTLLGLAAKSSGPLLPLSFLVAGFVTIFSVYSYAKLATTFPSRGGPAEFLNRGFGPGLLSGGLNVFQYVAYIIAISLYAASFAEYLGTFLPEGWPSWTPKVTGTAVVVLFVGLNVLGSRLVGRAETFIVGIELVILLAFVVIGLFHADPSRLGAGGGEGAFGVVAAAGLLYITYQGFGVVTTVAGSMERPRRDVPRAMFISLGLVALVYLLVSTTVVTVLNYSDILASSGHALAIAGQEVLGQVGFVAIGVSALLATASAVNATMFGSANLSYQVAKDKELPREFTRDTWHGSQMSLFVTAGLVILFVIFFPLEAVGQMGSMAFLLVYAAVSVAHLRVRSQTKAHAWPLVTAVVLNLALFAMLFTDTAKAGNVATWATLLGVLVLSFVAEALLERYYRREDTARTPTAG from the coding sequence ATGACCCAGGAGGCGGCGAAGGCCGCCGGAACCGGCTCCGGCGGCGGCAGCATCGGGCTCGCAGGAGCGGTCGCCATCGGCATCGGCGGGATGATGGGCGCGGGGATCTACACCCTGCTGGGGCTGGCCGCGAAGTCCTCCGGGCCCCTGCTGCCGCTGTCGTTCCTCGTCGCCGGGTTCGTGACGATCTTCTCGGTCTACTCCTACGCGAAGCTGGCCACGACGTTCCCCAGCCGCGGCGGGCCGGCCGAGTTCCTCAACCGCGGCTTCGGTCCGGGGCTGCTGTCCGGCGGCCTGAACGTGTTCCAGTACGTGGCCTACATCATCGCGATCTCGCTGTACGCGGCCAGCTTCGCGGAGTACCTGGGCACGTTCCTCCCCGAGGGGTGGCCGAGCTGGACCCCCAAGGTCACCGGCACCGCGGTCGTGGTGCTCTTCGTCGGGCTCAACGTCCTCGGCTCCCGCCTGGTCGGCCGGGCGGAGACGTTCATCGTGGGCATCGAGCTGGTGATCCTGCTGGCCTTCGTGGTCATCGGGCTGTTCCACGCCGACCCGAGCCGACTGGGCGCCGGTGGCGGCGAGGGCGCCTTCGGCGTCGTCGCCGCGGCGGGCCTGCTGTACATCACGTACCAGGGCTTCGGCGTCGTCACGACCGTGGCGGGGTCGATGGAGAGACCCCGGCGCGACGTCCCCCGGGCGATGTTCATCTCGCTGGGGCTGGTCGCCCTGGTGTACCTGCTGGTCAGCACCACGGTGGTCACGGTGCTGAACTACAGCGACATCCTGGCCTCGTCCGGCCACGCGCTCGCCATCGCCGGCCAGGAGGTCCTCGGTCAGGTGGGCTTCGTGGCGATCGGAGTCTCTGCGCTGCTGGCCACCGCGTCGGCGGTCAACGCCACCATGTTCGGCTCGGCGAACCTGTCCTACCAGGTGGCCAAGGACAAGGAACTCCCCCGCGAGTTCACCCGGGACACCTGGCACGGCTCGCAGATGTCGCTGTTCGTGACGGCGGGCCTGGTGATCCTGTTCGTGATCTTCTTCCCGCTCGAGGCGGTCGGCCAGATGGGCAGCATGGCCTTCCTGCTGGTGTACGCGGCCGTGAGCGTGGCCCACCTGCGCGTACGGAGCCAGACGAAGGCGCACGCGTGGCCGCTGGTCACCGCCGTCGTGCTCAACCTGGCGCTCTTCGCGATGCTCTTCACCGACACCGCCAAGGCGGGCAACGTCGCCACCTGGGCGACCCTGCTGGGTGTGCTCGTACTGAGCTTCGTCGCGGAGGCGCTGCTGGAGCGCTACTACCGCCGTGAGGACACCGCGCGGACGCCCACGGCGGGATGA